Proteins encoded within one genomic window of Ranitomeya variabilis isolate aRanVar5 chromosome 4, aRanVar5.hap1, whole genome shotgun sequence:
- the LOC143767225 gene encoding uncharacterized protein LOC143767225 isoform X7 → MESRANIMLILGSPTGDFTRSTEGCLIFSDFSADNFHMTPDTYEEHVIKPDTPQDVIRKNLSPDPFQQVLVTASSKTNMQNSGHRRALDPETDSTGKKPFSCSECGKCFTHRSCLVRHHMVHTGEKPIPCSECGKGFRKKSHLDRHQLTHTGEKPFSCSECGKCFTEKSSLVIHQRTHTGEKPFSCSECGKCFTEKSCFVRHQRIHTGAKPFSCSECGKCFSRKTHLVAHLKNHTGDKPFSCSECGKCYSAKSILLKHQKTHTGEKPFSCSECEKCFNLKASLVAHLKTHTGEKPFSCLECGKRYSEKSTLSKHQRIHTGEKPFSCSECGKSFTHKSNFMMHQRIHTGEKPFACSECGKCFTEKSSLVAHQRIHTGEKPFSCSDCGKCFTEKSSLVAHQISHTGQKPFSCSECGKYFSIKSKLAKHQIIHTGEKPFSCSECEKCFTTKSCLVRHQKIHTGEKPFSCSECGKCFNRKTNLVTHLKTHTGK, encoded by the coding sequence GTGACTTTACCAGGAGCACTGAGGGATGTCTGATATTCTCAGATTTTTCAGCAGATAATTTTCATATGACACCGGATACTTATGAAGAACATGTCATTAAACCAGATACACCTCAAGATGTTATCAGAAAAAATCTGTCACCTGATCCTTTTCAACAGGTCCTTGTTACTGCTTCATCAaagacaaatatgcaaaacagtggtCACAGAAGGGCTCTTGATCCTGAAACAGATTCCACAGggaagaaaccattttcatgttcggaatgtggaaaatgttttacacacaGATCATGTCTTGTAAGACATCATATGgtacacacaggggagaaaccaattccatgttcagaatgtgggaaaggtttcaGAAAGAAATCACATCTTGATAGACATCAGCtaacacacacaggggagaagccattttcatgttcagaatgtggaaaatgttttacagagaaatcaagtcttgttatacatcagagaactcacacaggagagaagccattttcatgttcagaatgtgggaaatgttttacagagaaatcatgttttgttagacatcagagaattcacacaggagcgaagccattttcatgttcagaatgtgggaaatgttttagtcggAAAACACATCTTGTTGCACATCTGAAAAATCACACAGGggataagccattttcatgttcagaatgtgggaaatgttacagtgCGAAATCCATACTTCTTaaacatcagaaaactcacacaggagagaagccgttttcatgttcagaatgtgagaaatgttttaatctGAAAGCAAGTCTTGTTGCACAtctgaaaactcacacaggggaaaagccgttttcatgtttagaatgtggtaaACGATATAGTGAGAAATCCACACTTtcaaaacatcagagaattcacacaggggagaagccattttcttgttcagaatgcgggaaaaGTTTTACACACAAATCAAATTTTATGatgcatcagagaattcacacaggggagaaaccatttgcatgttcagaatgtgggaaatgttttacagagaaatcaagtctggttgcacatcagagaattcacacaggggagaaacctttttcatgttcagattgtggaaaatgttttacagagaaatcaagtctGGTTGCACATCAGATAAGTCACACAGggcagaaaccattttcatgttcagaatgtgggaaatatttcagTATTAAATCAAAACTTGCTAAacatcagataattcacacaggggagaagccattttcatgttccgaatgtgagaaatgttttacaacAAAATCatgtcttgttagacatcagaaaattcacacaggagagaagccattttcatgttcagaatgtggaaaatgttttaatcggaaaacaaatcttgttacacatctaAAAACTCACACAGGAAAGTAG
- the LOC143767225 gene encoding uncharacterized protein LOC143767225 isoform X8, translating to MTPDTYEEHVIKPDTPQDVIRKNLSPDPFQQVLVTASSKTNMQNSGHRRALDPETDSTGKKPFSCSECGKCFTHRSCLVRHHMVHTGEKPIPCSECGKGFRKKSHLDRHQLTHTGEKPFSCSECGKCFTEKSSLVIHQRTHTGEKPFSCSECGKCFTEKSCFVRHQRIHTGAKPFSCSECGKCFSRKTHLVAHLKNHTGDKPFSCSECGKCYSAKSILLKHQKTHTGEKPFSCSECEKCFNLKASLVAHLKTHTGEKPFSCLECGKRYSEKSTLSKHQRIHTGEKPFSCSECGKSFTHKSNFMMHQRIHTGEKPFACSECGKCFTEKSSLVAHQRIHTGEKPFSCSDCGKCFTEKSSLVAHQISHTGQKPFSCSECGKYFSIKSKLAKHQIIHTGEKPFSCSECEKCFTTKSCLVRHQKIHTGEKPFSCSECGKCFNRKTNLVTHLKTHTGK from the coding sequence ATGACACCGGATACTTATGAAGAACATGTCATTAAACCAGATACACCTCAAGATGTTATCAGAAAAAATCTGTCACCTGATCCTTTTCAACAGGTCCTTGTTACTGCTTCATCAaagacaaatatgcaaaacagtggtCACAGAAGGGCTCTTGATCCTGAAACAGATTCCACAGggaagaaaccattttcatgttcggaatgtggaaaatgttttacacacaGATCATGTCTTGTAAGACATCATATGgtacacacaggggagaaaccaattccatgttcagaatgtgggaaaggtttcaGAAAGAAATCACATCTTGATAGACATCAGCtaacacacacaggggagaagccattttcatgttcagaatgtggaaaatgttttacagagaaatcaagtcttgttatacatcagagaactcacacaggagagaagccattttcatgttcagaatgtgggaaatgttttacagagaaatcatgttttgttagacatcagagaattcacacaggagcgaagccattttcatgttcagaatgtgggaaatgttttagtcggAAAACACATCTTGTTGCACATCTGAAAAATCACACAGGggataagccattttcatgttcagaatgtgggaaatgttacagtgCGAAATCCATACTTCTTaaacatcagaaaactcacacaggagagaagccgttttcatgttcagaatgtgagaaatgttttaatctGAAAGCAAGTCTTGTTGCACAtctgaaaactcacacaggggaaaagccgttttcatgtttagaatgtggtaaACGATATAGTGAGAAATCCACACTTtcaaaacatcagagaattcacacaggggagaagccattttcttgttcagaatgcgggaaaaGTTTTACACACAAATCAAATTTTATGatgcatcagagaattcacacaggggagaaaccatttgcatgttcagaatgtgggaaatgttttacagagaaatcaagtctggttgcacatcagagaattcacacaggggagaaacctttttcatgttcagattgtggaaaatgttttacagagaaatcaagtctGGTTGCACATCAGATAAGTCACACAGggcagaaaccattttcatgttcagaatgtgggaaatatttcagTATTAAATCAAAACTTGCTAAacatcagataattcacacaggggagaagccattttcatgttccgaatgtgagaaatgttttacaacAAAATCatgtcttgttagacatcagaaaattcacacaggagagaagccattttcatgttcagaatgtggaaaatgttttaatcggaaaacaaatcttgttacacatctaAAAACTCACACAGGAAAGTAG